In Stanieria sp. NIES-3757, the DNA window TCACAGACAGATAACGCCAGACAAGTAAATTATTGATTGCTTTTACTCTTTCTAGTTTAGAAGACAAGTAAAGTTTAAATAAATTGATATCTTTGATAAAAAAAATCAATAGTTATTGAGACCAATTAATAAATTAACCACAAATCCAGATTTGAGTGGATGTTTGGCTTTAATGACAATTTTGAAATTGACCTAATTCACCAACCTCAATTTCTTAAATAAGCTAAAATCGCAAATTGGTGTGAGTTAAATAAAATAATTAATAATTCTTTTAGTCCTATGTCGACTCTATTATCTTCTCCAGTCAAAAATCCAACTGCTCCTGCTGTAGCAACAGTTAATACAGAACGATTAACCAAATGTTATCAAGCAGATCAACAAGTAAAATACCTCCATCTTCAAGCAGAAATTGAAGTGCTATTGCAAGAATTACAAACAATCAAAGAACAAAAACTGATTAAGTAATAACTAATTGGTTTTGGCTCTAATTAACAGAGACTCAAAAGATTTTAGCGATCGCTTGTTCGTTCCTGGTTGATTTTGTTGTCAAGTGAACAATTGTAGTCGTTGACAATCAATGATCTTTTCAGCCCATCGCTCACAAAAAGAGGAAATTTTGTTAACCTCTGAAGTTGAGCGAAATTATTGACGCGGGGTTATGGAATTGTCCATAATCTCATTAATTAACACTAAGTTTAAATTAAAACATATTTAAATTAATTATGAAACAATTTATAGCCTCAGAAGCTCAAGCTACTTATGCAGCAGCAAAGACTGTAATTTTACCTATTCCTTACGAAAAAACCACTACTTATCGTCAAGGTTGTCAACATGGACCCCACGCTATTCTTGAAGCATCGGATCAACTAGAAGCCTATGACGAAGAAATTGAAGTTCAAACTTGTCTAAAAACGGGCATTTATACTCATGAAGCGATCGCAGATACGACGAGTGACCCCTCTCTAACTGCGGAAGCAATGCTACAAATTACTACCGAGACAGTCGGAAAATTGATTGCCGATGGCAAATTTGTCATTGCCTTGGGTGGGGAACATAGCATTACCGAAGGTGTGGTAAAAGCCTATCGCCTTGCTGATGATGAGCCTTTTACCGTCATTCAAATCGATGCTCACGGCGACATGAGGCACGAATACGAAGGTTCGATTTACAATCATGCCTGTGTGATGCGAAGGGTTTTAGACATGGGTTTACCCACCTTGCCGATAGGCATTCGCAGTATTTGTCAAGAAGAAGCCACTTTAATTAAAAATCAGCAAATTCCCGTGATTTGGGCGAGAGATATTTATTATCATTCCGATTGGGTAGAAAAAGCGATCGCTAAAATTACTACAGAAAAAGTTTTTATCACCATTGATTTAGATGGGATCGATCCTAGTTTAATTGGTGGGGTAGGAACTCCCGAACCAGGAGGATTAAATTGGTATGAGTTAACTCGGTTTTTAAAAACTATTTTTACCAAATTTCAGGTAATTGGTTGTGACGTGATGGAACTCGCTCCTCAACAAGACTCAGTAGTCTCCGAATTTACTGCTGCTAAATTAGTCTATAAATTAATTGGTTATCAAGGCTTGAGTCAAGGTTGGTATAACTAACTATTTGCAGGTTCGTCAAATCACTCTTAGATTATTATTGGAAAATTATTATTTATGGGAAATCATATTATATGGCAATAGATCGTAATCTTGTGGGTGATTATGCTCCAGATTTTGAATTACCAGGAATAGACAAGCAAGTTTATCATCTTGGTCGTTATCTAGAAAAATTTCAAGCCCTTGGTGTAGTTTTTTTGGCGAATAATTGTCCTTATGTTAAAAAATATCTAGAACGTCTCAAACAAATTCAAGCTGATTTTGCAGCAGATGGTTTTACACTGGTGGGAATTAATTCCAATGATACTGACGGAACCATTCAAGAAAGTTTTGAAAGTATGGAAAGTTTTGCTCAAGCCAATGAGTTAAATTTTCCTTATTTACGCGATCCTACCCAAGATGTTGCCAAATCCTTTGGTGCTACAGTTATTCCCGAAGTATTCTTATTAGATCGTCAAGCTGTCATTCGTTACGCAGGCAGGATTGACGATTGTTCAGACTCAGCCGAGCAAGTCACCAATCATTATTTGCGCAATAATATTTCCGCTTTGCTCGCAGGAAAAGAAATTAATCCTAGCTATATTGAACCAATTGGTTCGTCAATTATTTGGCGAGCCAACAAATCGTAAATTCCCTCAGCAATTTTGCAACTTCTAAGCAGACAAAGACACAACAAATGGCTAAAAACTGGTATGTTATGGGGAGGTAAATCACAAGCAAGATCGAGGTTATTTTTCTAGGGATGAGTTACCAGCGGGTTTTATTAAAACTGAGCGGTGAAGCATTAATGGGTGAACTTGGGTACGGCATTGACCCAAAAGTAGTTTCCGAAATCGCTCAGGAAATAGCGGATGTAGTCAATAGTGGTGTCCAAATCGCTGTTGTCGTTGGTGGTGGTAATATTTTTCGTGGAGTCAAAGCATCTGCTGCGGGAATGGATCGAGCCACGGCTGATTATATTGGCATGATTGCGACTGTTATGAATGCCATGACTTTACAAGATGCTTTAGAACGAATGGGCATTCCCACCAGAGTCCAAAGCGCGATCGCCATGCAGGAAGTAGCAGAACCTTATATCCGTCGTCGAGCTATTCGTCACCTTGAAAAAGGTCGGGTAGTAATTTTTGGTGCAGGTTCAGGTAATCCTTTTTTTACTACAGATACCACTGCAGCTTTGCGAGCAGCCGAAATTGACGCAGAAGTGATTTTTAAAGCAACTAAAGTAGACGGAATCTACGATGCCGATCCGAAAGTTAATCCCCATGCTCGTCGTTATCAAAGTCTTACTTATGGTCACGTACTAAATCACGAACTAAAAGTTATGGATAGTACGGCGATCGCCCTATGTAAAGAAAACAATATTCCTATTCTTGTTTTTGATCTTACCGTTGGAGGCAATATTATTCGTGCCGTCAAAGGTGAACCTGTTGGAACTATTGTGGGAGGTTTTTGTGAAGTTAGCTGAAATTAAAGGACATATGCAAAAGACTGTCGAGGCGACTCAACGGTCTTTTAATACCATTAGAACCGGACGTGCTAATGCCTCGTTGTTGGATCGGGTCGTGGTGGAATACTATGGTACAGAAACGCCATTAAAATCACTGGCTAATATTAGTACGCCTGATGCGACTACGATTGTAATTCAACCCTATGATAAAGGTAGTATGGCTCAAATTGAAAAAGCCATTACCATGTCAGATTTGGGTTTAACACCTAATAATGATGGTCAAGTCATTCGTCTGAATATTCCACCTTTAACTAGCGAACGCCGTCAAGAATTAGTCAAAATGGCGGGCAAATTAGCTGAAGAAGGTAAAGTAGGGATTCGCAATATTCGTCGTGATGCGATCGATGCGGTACGCAAACAAGAAAAAAGCAGTGAAATTTCTGAAGATGAAGCGAGAGATTTACAAGACCAGATTCAAAAAGTCACCGATGATTATACAAAAAAAATTGATGACTTACTAAGCTCAAAAGAAAAAGATATTACTACAGTATAAAAAAAATTTAACTTTGAGTAGTAGGGACTTTGCTTCAAATTGTCCCTACTTTTTTTTGTTCTAGATCACATTTCGCGGATGACAGGTTGATCGTCCTTAATTTCGCCAATTAAAATTACATCAGCTACACCTACAAATAATCCGTTTTCTAAAACACCAGGAATATTATTAATAGTTTTTTCTAATTCAGCAGGATTATCAATCTCCTCAAATTTTACATCAACCACCAGATTACCTTGATCGGTTACGACTGGTCCCGCTTTTTTAATTCCCATTCGTAGTTCTGGTTTTCCGCCCAATTTGGCTAAACTCCTCATCACTGGTGCAATTGCCATCGGAATTACTTCGACAGGGAGTAAAAAAGTCGAGCCTAGCTTATCTACCAATTTATTCCCATCAACCACGACAATAAATTCTTCTGCTAGACTATCTACCACTTTTTCGCGGGTATGAGCTGCGCCACCGCCTTTAATTAAGTTTTTTTGGGGATCGACTTCATCAGCACCATCAATCGCAATGTCTATTCTATCTACAGCATCTAAAGTCGTTAACGGAATGCCATATTTCTTGGCTAATACTTCTGCTTGGAAAGAAGTAGGAATACCAACAATATTTTTAATTTCCCCTTGTTGTAAACGCTTGCCTAAATACTCAATGGCATAGGCTGTGGTTGACCCCGTTCCGAGTCCTACAATAGAATTTGATTTAACACGAGCAGCAGCAGCTTTACCTACTTCTTGCTTCATTATTTGAACAGGATCGCTCCTTTCAGCCATTGTCAATAACTCCTTATATTTGTTTGTTAATTTAGTTTTTAGTAAACGGTAGATTATAAAGTATTAATCAATATTGAAGGAAGGCAAATCAATTCACACTGGCAAATTGAATTTTGCCTCCTTTGACTAGATTTTTCACCGTTTTTGATCGTTTTGAGTTGAACTGTAAAAAAAAAGGTAACTGCCAGAAAACAAGTATGTGACAGTCCTTAAATTTACAGTTAGCTAATTGTTAGCTGCTGCCAACATTTCTTTGAGTTTAGCTAGCTCATCAGCCCAACGTGGATCTGGTTGAATCGAGTCTTGCTGCCCAGTTGTTTTATTGCTTGGTTTTTTACCACCGCTACGCTTATTGGTTTTGCGCTTGGGAGAAGTAGTAGTATTAGTTGTTCCTTCGCTCGCTGGTTGTTCTTCTTTGCCTTTACCTTTTGAACGAGGTAAAGCTTTTTCAATTTTTAAGCTACTGTCCATAAAAGGCTGACCATTATATTTTTCAATAAATTCATCAGCTACTTCATCAGTGGGAACTGTAACGAAAGCAAAACCTCGACATTTTCCAGTTTTACGATCTTTAATTACTTTAGTAGAAACTTGATCGCCTGCCTCAGCAAACATTGCTGCTAAAGTATCGCGTTCGATTGGTTCTTTGGGCAAATTACCGACGTAAAGACGAACAGACATGAAAAATTACCTCCTAATATAAATTCATCTCAATCTGACGTACACAACAAACATTTTTTTAGTTGCGACTGAGCCAAAATAGAATAAATTCGCCAAAGATGTTCTCATAGGATTGGTTCTTTGGCAAATTGTTTCAATTTACAAAATATTGACTCTGTCAAAATACATTACCCTCGAAAAGCAGGTTAGTTAGAGTTTGATCGTACCTTTAACTAGCCAAATTCCTCCTCAAGAGGATTTACCTGAATTTTAGGTCTATTTTGATTATTACAGAATGTTTACACTATTAGTCAATTTATTAGTGATTATTTTCAGGTAAAAACCCTCGATTATTATTAAAAGTTTAATATCTATACCCATATATCTATGTGTACATCTTGTCAATTTGTTGTTACATTACTTGATACGGAGGGGTAAAAATCATCTCATGGATTCAAAGTTAACAGTTAACAATTGTCTAGTGACTAGGAGTTTAAGTTATGTTATCACCAATAGGACTTTCTCTAGAACAACAGTTCAATCTCCGCTCTTTTGAAGCTCAAGTGCAACAAATGAGTCATGAACAAGCTCAAGAGTTTTTGATCACGCTCTACGAGCAGATGATTGTTCGAGAGAACATGTATAAAGAGTTTATTAAACATCAATGGGGATTGGACTCTATTTTTGAGCAACCATAAACTAAATTTTTGGTTGTTAACTGAGAAAGCCTCCTTCTCTTGCCATTTTCGGAATTAGAAACTAGCTGGGGATGTTGGGGTGAATCGAAATCATTAGTTAAAAATTCTCAACTAAGAAAACTTTTTTTGATAGGGTAAAGGGAAAAGGTAATTTTCCTGATTATGTTTAATAGTTGTCTAATTTGTACTGATTTTAATGATGGTTTGCATCGCCTCGTTAAGTTTGTTCCCGATTTAGCTCAGAGCGGTTTACGAAGAATTATTTTTTTTCATAGTGTGCCTTTGTGGGAAGAAGGAGAAGTACCCCGCATCGATGAAGAAAAAATTCAAGCAGCTAAACAGAAATTATCCCAAGTTTTAGAACA includes these proteins:
- a CDS encoding arginase, encoding MKQFIASEAQATYAAAKTVILPIPYEKTTTYRQGCQHGPHAILEASDQLEAYDEEIEVQTCLKTGIYTHEAIADTTSDPSLTAEAMLQITTETVGKLIADGKFVIALGGEHSITEGVVKAYRLADDEPFTVIQIDAHGDMRHEYEGSIYNHACVMRRVLDMGLPTLPIGIRSICQEEATLIKNQQIPVIWARDIYYHSDWVEKAIAKITTEKVFITIDLDGIDPSLIGGVGTPEPGGLNWYELTRFLKTIFTKFQVIGCDVMELAPQQDSVVSEFTAAKLVYKLIGYQGLSQGWYN
- a CDS encoding alkyl hydroperoxide reductase/ Thiol specific antioxidant/ Mal allergen; amino-acid sequence: MAIDRNLVGDYAPDFELPGIDKQVYHLGRYLEKFQALGVVFLANNCPYVKKYLERLKQIQADFAADGFTLVGINSNDTDGTIQESFESMESFAQANELNFPYLRDPTQDVAKSFGATVIPEVFLLDRQAVIRYAGRIDDCSDSAEQVTNHYLRNNISALLAGKEINPSYIEPIGSSIIWRANKS
- a CDS encoding uridylate kinase codes for the protein MSYQRVLLKLSGEALMGELGYGIDPKVVSEIAQEIADVVNSGVQIAVVVGGGNIFRGVKASAAGMDRATADYIGMIATVMNAMTLQDALERMGIPTRVQSAIAMQEVAEPYIRRRAIRHLEKGRVVIFGAGSGNPFFTTDTTAALRAAEIDAEVIFKATKVDGIYDADPKVNPHARRYQSLTYGHVLNHELKVMDSTAIALCKENNIPILVFDLTVGGNIIRAVKGEPVGTIVGGFCEVS
- a CDS encoding ribosome recycling factor, which produces MKLAEIKGHMQKTVEATQRSFNTIRTGRANASLLDRVVVEYYGTETPLKSLANISTPDATTIVIQPYDKGSMAQIEKAITMSDLGLTPNNDGQVIRLNIPPLTSERRQELVKMAGKLAEEGKVGIRNIRRDAIDAVRKQEKSSEISEDEARDLQDQIQKVTDDYTKKIDDLLSSKEKDITTV
- the rpiA gene encoding ribose 5-phosphate isomerase, whose amino-acid sequence is MAERSDPVQIMKQEVGKAAAARVKSNSIVGLGTGSTTAYAIEYLGKRLQQGEIKNIVGIPTSFQAEVLAKKYGIPLTTLDAVDRIDIAIDGADEVDPQKNLIKGGGAAHTREKVVDSLAEEFIVVVDGNKLVDKLGSTFLLPVEVIPMAIAPVMRSLAKLGGKPELRMGIKKAGPVVTDQGNLVVDVKFEEIDNPAELEKTINNIPGVLENGLFVGVADVILIGEIKDDQPVIREM
- a CDS encoding RNP-1 like RNA-binding protein, producing the protein MSVRLYVGNLPKEPIERDTLAAMFAEAGDQVSTKVIKDRKTGKCRGFAFVTVPTDEVADEFIEKYNGQPFMDSSLKIEKALPRSKGKGKEEQPASEGTTNTTTSPKRKTNKRSGGKKPSNKTTGQQDSIQPDPRWADELAKLKEMLAAANN
- the nblA_1 gene encoding phycobilisome degradation protein NblA — protein: MLSPIGLSLEQQFNLRSFEAQVQQMSHEQAQEFLITLYEQMIVRENMYKEFIKHQWGLDSIFEQP